Proteins encoded together in one Streptomyces sp. NBC_01408 window:
- a CDS encoding amidohydrolase family protein has translation MPEYSSTSGLGLLGTEAEERPTSAARDVAVLGPVEAHGHQAKIDMHHHYCAPQWREWAEHHGLIKREQLPPWALLDTEAAISFMDRAGVATAVLKPMLPARYPSSAQLREAINITLQSMIEVANSHPGRFAFYVPLFLDDPDASSWAVRRGLGQLGAVGVNVTANYGGVYLGDPAYDRVFHELNDHHAVVDTHPHNLPGCPPGATTVPGIPNFMCDFLLDTTRAAVNMISRRTLDRFPDISVILPHAGGFLPSIATRMQALGRFCDPPVDPAAVRDHLQRFYYDTAGPMAPAATLLTQVPADRLLFGTDWPAAPADTVTDIALPALDADPAFTPEQLQGIYHDNALRLIPQLATV, from the coding sequence ATGCCCGAATATTCGAGTACCTCCGGACTGGGCCTCCTCGGAACGGAGGCGGAGGAGCGGCCGACCTCGGCCGCGCGCGACGTCGCCGTCCTGGGCCCGGTCGAGGCGCACGGGCACCAGGCGAAGATCGACATGCATCACCACTACTGCGCTCCGCAATGGCGCGAATGGGCGGAGCACCACGGGCTCATCAAGCGGGAACAACTACCGCCGTGGGCACTGCTCGACACCGAGGCCGCGATCTCCTTCATGGACCGCGCGGGAGTGGCGACAGCCGTCCTGAAGCCCATGCTGCCGGCCCGCTACCCCTCGTCGGCGCAACTGCGCGAGGCGATCAACATCACGCTCCAGTCGATGATCGAGGTGGCGAACTCGCATCCGGGGCGGTTCGCCTTCTACGTCCCCCTCTTCCTCGACGACCCCGACGCCTCCTCGTGGGCCGTGCGCCGAGGCCTCGGACAGCTCGGCGCCGTCGGCGTGAACGTGACCGCCAACTACGGCGGCGTCTATCTCGGAGACCCCGCCTACGACCGCGTGTTCCACGAGCTGAACGACCACCACGCCGTCGTGGACACACATCCGCACAACCTCCCGGGCTGCCCGCCCGGCGCGACGACGGTCCCGGGCATCCCCAACTTCATGTGCGACTTCCTCCTGGACACCACCCGGGCCGCGGTCAACATGATCAGCCGACGGACGCTGGACCGCTTCCCCGACATCTCGGTGATCCTGCCGCACGCCGGCGGCTTCCTCCCGTCCATCGCGACCCGTATGCAGGCCCTCGGACGGTTCTGCGACCCGCCCGTCGACCCCGCGGCCGTCCGCGACCACCTCCAGCGCTTCTACTACGACACGGCGGGCCCCATGGCTCCGGCGGCGACCCTGCTGACCCAGGTCCCCGCCGACCGCCTCCTCTTCGGCACGGACTGGCCCGCCGCCCCGGCCGACACGGTCACCGACATCGCGCTCCCCGCCCTCGACGCTGACCCGGCCTTCACCCCGGAGCAGCTCCAGGGGATCTACCACGACAACGCGCTGCGCCTCATCCCCCAACTGGCCACCGTCTGA
- a CDS encoding cytochrome P450: protein MAQENAAPDDAGGLRDIVSAVSRGAPEFRSCPHPAYAALREQAPVCPLTPPHGIGTYLITRYDDARDALSDPRFSKDMHGALDTYHAVYGSFFDALDDNVLFSDPPRHTRLRRSLRGAFTPRRVEEMRPRITEIAEKLLRECGQANEVDLMPTFAFPLPIAVLCELMGIPPGDRPEILSQFGVVTRSRFDPSKSAELHAAEEWLQNRLGQLIAHTRAHPSDSFLSDLIRAEGALDDADLISSLWVIFFAGHKTTAFQIGNSVLHLLLRPDQLDRLREDPALIPGAVEEIVRFEGSVETSTFRYAVEDVELRGTVIPEGSLVQIAISSANRDPAKFDSPDVLDVTREGLQGTHLGFGHGTHYCLGAPLARLELEVALSCLLRDFPDMRLADPRASEAAWLKGPVAAFRGLERLPLVLDPSRPAGNRPPAPDAAPALASVTPRT from the coding sequence ATGGCGCAGGAGAATGCGGCACCGGACGACGCCGGCGGGCTGCGGGACATCGTCTCGGCCGTGTCCAGAGGCGCGCCCGAGTTCCGGAGCTGCCCCCACCCCGCCTACGCGGCGCTGCGCGAGCAGGCCCCCGTATGCCCCCTGACGCCTCCGCACGGCATCGGCACCTACCTCATCACCCGCTACGACGACGCCCGCGACGCACTCTCGGACCCGCGGTTCAGCAAGGACATGCACGGCGCCCTCGACACCTACCACGCCGTGTACGGCAGCTTCTTCGACGCCCTCGACGACAACGTGCTCTTCTCGGACCCGCCCCGGCACACCCGGCTGCGCCGCTCCCTGCGGGGCGCCTTCACCCCGCGGCGCGTCGAGGAGATGAGACCCCGCATCACGGAGATCGCCGAGAAACTGCTCAGGGAATGCGGGCAGGCCAACGAGGTCGACCTGATGCCGACCTTCGCGTTCCCGCTCCCGATCGCGGTGCTGTGCGAGCTGATGGGCATCCCGCCGGGCGACCGCCCGGAGATCCTGAGCCAGTTCGGCGTGGTGACGCGCTCCCGGTTCGACCCCTCCAAGAGCGCGGAGCTGCACGCCGCCGAGGAGTGGCTGCAGAACCGGCTGGGACAGCTGATCGCCCACACCCGCGCCCACCCGTCCGACAGCTTCCTCAGCGACCTGATCCGGGCGGAGGGAGCCCTGGACGACGCGGACCTGATCTCCTCGCTGTGGGTCATCTTCTTCGCCGGCCACAAGACCACGGCGTTCCAGATCGGGAACTCGGTCCTCCATCTGCTGCTGCGGCCCGACCAGCTGGACCGGCTCCGCGAGGACCCGGCGCTGATCCCCGGCGCCGTGGAGGAGATCGTCCGCTTCGAGGGCTCGGTCGAGACCTCCACCTTCCGGTACGCGGTCGAGGACGTCGAACTCCGGGGCACGGTCATTCCCGAGGGCTCCCTCGTCCAGATCGCCATCTCCTCGGCGAACCGCGACCCCGCGAAGTTCGACTCCCCGGACGTCCTCGACGTGACGCGCGAAGGGCTCCAGGGCACACACCTGGGCTTCGGCCACGGAACGCACTACTGCCTGGGCGCGCCGCTGGCGCGGCTCGAACTCGAGGTCGCGCTCTCCTGCCTGCTGCGGGACTTCCCCGACATGCGACTGGCGGACCCCCGGGCGAGCGAGGCGGCCTGGCTCAAGGGGCCGGTGGCCGCCTTCCGGGGGCTGGAGCGGCTCCCGCTCGTCCTGGACCCGTCACGGCCGGCCGGGAACCGCCCACCGGCGCCCGACGCGGCCCCGGCGCTGGCCTCCGTGACCCCCCGGACGTAG
- the metE gene encoding 5-methyltetrahydropteroyltriglutamate--homocysteine S-methyltransferase, which yields MTTESAAAAVQATVYGYPRQGQNRELKKAVEGYWKGRVTAEALQETARDLRRANWKQLADAGLHELPTGDFSFYDHVLDTSVMVGAVPARHRTAVDTDALDGYFAMARGTQDVAPLEMTKWFDTNYHYLVPELGPETVFTADSAKQVAELAEALALGHTPRPVLVGPVTYLLLAKPAPGVAEDFVPLTLLDRLLPVYAQVLAELRGAGADWVQLDEPALVQDRTPAELGAAARAYRDLGGLTDRPKLLVASYFDRLGEALPVLAKAPVEGLALDFTDAAAANLDDLAAVGGLPGKRLVAGVVNGRNIWINDHQKSLTTLGTLLGLAGRVDVAASCSLLHVPLDATAERDIDPQIRRWLAFARQKTTEITTLARGLAQGTGAIAAELAANQADLASRTTSPITHDPAVRARTAAVTEADGRRSRPYAERAAAQRAHLRLPLLPTTTIGSFPQTTELRTARADLRAGRIGTAGYEERIRTEIREVIAFQEKTGVDVLVHGEPERNDMVQYFAEQLTGYLATQHGWVQSYGTRYVRPPVLAGDISRPEPMTVRWTAYAQEQTAKPVKGMLTGPVTMLAWSFVRDDQPLGETARQVGLALRDEVVDLEAAGTSVIQVDEPALRETLPLRAAGHAGYLAWATESFRLTTSGVRPDTQIHTHMCYAEFGDILQAIDDLDADVISLEAARSHMQVADELATAGYPREVGPGVWDIHSPRVPSTAEAAALLRKGLEAIPAERLWVNPDCGLKTRGWTETRTSLEHLVEAARTVRTEVGTTA from the coding sequence GTGACCACCGAGTCCGCAGCCGCGGCAGTACAGGCCACTGTGTACGGCTACCCCCGCCAGGGCCAGAACCGCGAACTGAAGAAGGCCGTCGAGGGCTACTGGAAGGGCCGCGTCACCGCCGAAGCCCTCCAGGAGACCGCCCGCGACCTGCGCCGCGCCAACTGGAAGCAGCTCGCCGACGCCGGCCTCCACGAACTGCCCACCGGGGACTTCTCGTTCTACGACCACGTCCTGGACACCAGCGTCATGGTCGGCGCGGTTCCCGCCCGGCACCGTACCGCCGTCGACACGGACGCCCTGGACGGCTACTTCGCGATGGCACGCGGCACCCAGGACGTGGCGCCGCTGGAGATGACCAAGTGGTTCGACACGAACTACCACTACCTCGTCCCCGAACTGGGCCCCGAAACCGTCTTCACGGCCGACTCCGCCAAGCAGGTCGCCGAACTGGCGGAAGCCCTCGCCCTCGGCCACACGCCCCGCCCCGTCCTCGTCGGACCCGTCACCTACCTGCTGCTCGCCAAGCCCGCCCCCGGCGTCGCCGAGGACTTCGTCCCGCTGACCCTGCTCGACCGGCTGCTGCCCGTCTACGCGCAGGTGCTCGCCGAACTGCGCGGCGCCGGCGCCGACTGGGTCCAGCTCGACGAGCCCGCCCTCGTGCAGGACCGCACCCCGGCCGAACTGGGCGCCGCCGCCCGGGCCTACCGAGACCTCGGCGGCCTCACCGACCGGCCCAAGCTGCTGGTCGCCTCCTACTTCGACCGGCTCGGCGAAGCCCTGCCCGTCCTCGCGAAGGCGCCCGTGGAAGGCCTCGCCCTCGACTTCACCGACGCCGCGGCCGCCAATCTCGACGACCTCGCGGCCGTCGGCGGACTGCCGGGCAAGCGCCTGGTCGCCGGTGTGGTCAACGGACGCAACATCTGGATCAACGACCACCAGAAGTCCCTGACCACCCTCGGCACCCTCCTCGGCCTCGCCGGCCGCGTCGACGTCGCCGCCTCCTGCTCCCTCCTGCACGTCCCGCTGGACGCCACCGCCGAACGGGACATCGACCCGCAGATCCGCCGCTGGCTCGCCTTCGCCCGCCAGAAGACCACCGAGATCACCACCCTCGCCCGCGGCCTGGCCCAGGGCACCGGGGCGATCGCCGCCGAACTCGCCGCCAACCAGGCGGACCTCGCCTCCCGCACCACCTCCCCGATCACCCACGACCCGGCCGTACGGGCCCGCACCGCCGCGGTCACCGAGGCCGACGGCCGCCGCTCCCGGCCCTACGCCGAGCGCGCCGCCGCCCAGCGCGCCCACCTGCGGCTGCCGCTGCTGCCCACCACCACCATCGGCTCCTTCCCGCAGACCACCGAACTGCGCACCGCCCGCGCCGACCTGCGCGCCGGACGCATCGGCACCGCCGGATACGAGGAGCGCATCAGGACCGAGATCCGCGAGGTCATCGCCTTCCAGGAGAAGACCGGCGTCGACGTCCTCGTGCACGGCGAACCCGAACGCAACGACATGGTCCAGTACTTCGCCGAACAGCTCACCGGCTACCTCGCCACCCAGCACGGCTGGGTCCAGTCCTACGGCACCCGCTACGTCCGCCCGCCGGTCCTCGCCGGGGACATCTCCCGCCCCGAGCCGATGACCGTCCGCTGGACGGCCTACGCCCAGGAGCAGACCGCCAAGCCGGTCAAGGGCATGCTGACCGGCCCGGTCACCATGCTCGCCTGGTCCTTCGTACGCGACGACCAGCCCCTCGGGGAGACCGCCCGGCAGGTCGGGCTCGCCCTGCGCGACGAGGTCGTCGACCTCGAAGCGGCCGGGACCTCCGTCATCCAGGTCGACGAACCCGCGCTGCGCGAAACCCTGCCGCTGCGGGCCGCGGGCCACGCCGGGTACCTCGCCTGGGCCACCGAATCCTTCCGCCTCACCACCAGCGGCGTCCGCCCGGACACCCAGATCCACACCCACATGTGCTACGCCGAGTTCGGAGACATCCTCCAGGCCATCGACGACCTCGACGCCGACGTCATCAGCCTGGAGGCCGCCCGCTCCCACATGCAGGTCGCCGACGAGCTCGCCACCGCCGGCTACCCCCGCGAGGTCGGCCCCGGCGTCTGGGACATCCACTCCCCGCGCGTCCCCTCCACCGCCGAGGCGGCCGCCCTGCTGCGCAAGGGACTCGAAGCCATCCCGGCCGAGCGGCTGTGGGTCAACCCCGACTGCGGCCTGAAGACCCGCGGCTGGACCGAGACCCGCACCTCCCTGGAACACCTGGTGGAAGCGGCCCGCACGGTCCGCACCGAGGTGGGCACCACCGCCTGA
- a CDS encoding 3-hydroxybutyryl-CoA dehydrogenase, translating into MNAPARPARIQRVGVVGGGQMGAGIAEVCARAGLDTVVAEADATAARAARERVAVSLERAVQRGKLDRISAEDALARLVFTGDLEDLADRQLVIEAVTENPEAKTEVFTRLDKTVEDPEAILATNTSAIPVMRLGMATGRADRVVGLHFFNPVPVLPLVEVVSSLHTSADTLAAVEAFARDALGKTTVRSQDRAGFVVNALLVPYLLSAIRMAESGFAAPADVDAGMELGCAHPMGPLKLADLIGLDTVAAIAESLYEEFKEPLYAPPPLLRRMVQAGLLGRKSGRGFHTYGRG; encoded by the coding sequence GTGAACGCGCCCGCGCGGCCGGCCCGCATCCAGCGCGTCGGGGTCGTCGGCGGCGGCCAGATGGGCGCGGGCATCGCCGAGGTCTGCGCCCGCGCCGGACTCGACACGGTCGTCGCCGAGGCCGACGCCACCGCCGCCCGGGCCGCCCGGGAGCGGGTCGCGGTCTCCCTGGAACGCGCCGTCCAGCGGGGCAAGCTCGACCGGATCTCCGCCGAGGACGCGCTGGCGCGGCTCGTCTTCACCGGCGACCTGGAGGACCTCGCCGACCGGCAGCTCGTCATCGAGGCCGTCACCGAGAACCCCGAAGCGAAGACGGAGGTCTTCACCCGTCTCGACAAGACCGTGGAGGACCCGGAGGCGATCCTCGCCACCAACACCTCCGCCATCCCGGTCATGCGGCTCGGCATGGCCACCGGCCGCGCCGACCGGGTGGTGGGCCTGCACTTCTTCAACCCGGTCCCCGTCCTGCCGCTGGTGGAGGTCGTCTCCTCCCTGCACACCTCGGCGGACACGCTGGCCGCCGTCGAGGCCTTCGCCCGTGACGCCCTCGGCAAGACCACGGTCCGCTCCCAGGACCGGGCCGGCTTCGTCGTCAACGCGCTGCTGGTCCCCTACCTCCTCTCGGCCATCCGCATGGCCGAATCGGGATTCGCCGCCCCCGCCGACGTCGACGCGGGGATGGAACTGGGCTGCGCCCACCCGATGGGCCCGCTCAAGCTCGCCGACCTGATCGGCCTGGACACCGTCGCGGCGATCGCCGAATCGCTGTACGAGGAGTTCAAGGAACCCCTGTACGCCCCGCCCCCGTTGCTCCGGCGGATGGTGCAGGCAGGGCTGCTGGGCCGCAAGAGCGGCCGCGGGTTCCACACGTACGGCCGGGGCTGA
- the aceB gene encoding malate synthase A yields MSLSPLTSSVQVLGAPGERHEEILTPAALEFIGRLDAAFAERRLEVLKERRRRSGHLAGGTPLDFPPATRALRDDPHWRVAPPAPGLTDRRVEITGPPERRMAVNALNSGAQVWMADFEDATAPTWNNVIGGQLNLLDAIERRIDFTTPEGKEYRLGERPATIMVRPRGWHLTEEHLEIGGRPVSASLVDFGLYFFHCAQRQIDAGYGPYFYLAKLENRYEARLWNDVFLLAQELLGIPRGTVRATVLIETITAAFEMEEILHELREHSAGLNAGRWDYLFSLIKTFGHRTDFQLPDRAKVTMTAPFMRAYTELLVRTCHKRGAHAIGGMAAHVPSRDAEANTAALAKVRLDKEREAEDGFDGSWVAHPGLVPVCREVFGQVLGDRPDQRDRTREDVEVTAADLLSVRRIGAPPSQDGVRSNIAVALRYFDAWLRGSGAVALYGLMEDAATAEIARVQIWQWLRHGHVDRATVTRLLDAECAALAAEDPRALATEAREVFADTALTAQLPAFFTPEAYTRHLVRRAAVRVNA; encoded by the coding sequence ATGTCCCTCTCGCCCCTGACCAGCAGTGTCCAGGTCCTCGGCGCACCGGGTGAGCGCCACGAGGAGATCCTGACCCCCGCCGCCCTGGAGTTCATCGGCCGTCTCGACGCCGCGTTCGCCGAGCGCCGCCTGGAGGTCCTCAAGGAGCGCCGCCGCCGCTCGGGCCACCTCGCGGGCGGCACCCCGCTCGACTTCCCGCCCGCCACCCGCGCCCTGCGCGACGACCCGCACTGGCGGGTCGCCCCACCCGCGCCCGGCCTCACCGACCGCAGGGTGGAGATCACCGGCCCGCCGGAGCGCCGGATGGCCGTCAACGCCCTGAACTCCGGCGCCCAGGTCTGGATGGCCGACTTCGAGGACGCCACCGCCCCGACCTGGAACAACGTCATCGGCGGCCAGCTCAACCTGCTCGACGCCATCGAGCGCCGCATCGACTTCACCACCCCCGAGGGCAAGGAGTACCGCCTCGGCGAACGGCCCGCGACCATCATGGTCCGCCCCCGCGGCTGGCACCTCACCGAGGAGCACCTGGAGATCGGCGGACGGCCCGTGTCCGCGTCCCTGGTGGACTTCGGCCTGTACTTCTTCCACTGCGCGCAGCGGCAGATCGACGCCGGGTACGGCCCGTACTTCTACCTCGCCAAGCTGGAGAACCGGTACGAGGCACGCCTGTGGAACGACGTCTTCCTGCTCGCGCAGGAACTCCTCGGCATCCCCCGGGGCACCGTCCGGGCCACCGTCCTCATCGAGACGATCACGGCCGCCTTCGAGATGGAGGAGATCCTCCACGAACTGCGCGAGCACAGCGCGGGACTCAACGCGGGCCGCTGGGACTACCTCTTCAGCCTCATCAAGACCTTCGGCCACCGCACCGACTTCCAGCTGCCCGACCGGGCCAAGGTCACCATGACCGCCCCGTTCATGCGGGCGTACACCGAACTCCTCGTGCGCACCTGCCACAAGCGCGGCGCGCACGCCATCGGCGGCATGGCCGCGCACGTCCCCAGCCGGGACGCGGAAGCCAACACCGCGGCCCTCGCCAAGGTCCGCCTCGACAAGGAGCGGGAAGCCGAGGACGGCTTCGACGGCTCCTGGGTCGCCCACCCCGGCCTGGTCCCCGTCTGCCGCGAGGTCTTCGGCCAGGTGCTGGGCGACCGGCCGGACCAGCGGGACCGGACCCGCGAGGACGTCGAGGTCACCGCCGCCGACCTGCTGTCCGTACGCCGGATCGGCGCGCCCCCGTCACAGGACGGCGTCCGCTCCAACATCGCCGTGGCCCTGCGCTACTTCGACGCCTGGCTGCGCGGCAGCGGCGCCGTGGCCCTGTACGGCCTGATGGAGGACGCCGCCACCGCCGAGATCGCCCGCGTGCAGATCTGGCAGTGGCTGCGCCACGGTCACGTGGACCGGGCCACCGTCACCCGTCTCCTCGACGCCGAATGCGCCGCCCTGGCGGCCGAGGATCCGCGAGCCCTGGCCACCGAGGCCCGGGAGGTCTTCGCGGACACCGCGCTCACCGCGCAACTGCCCGCCTTCTTCACCCCCGAGGCCTACACCCGCCACCTCGTCCGCCGCGCCGCCGTGCGGGTGAACGCGTGA